One window of the Microplitis demolitor isolate Queensland-Clemson2020A chromosome 10, iyMicDemo2.1a, whole genome shotgun sequence genome contains the following:
- the LOC128668865 gene encoding uncharacterized protein LOC128668865, translating to MNDSEKNNLEDNKENSSKNDQSFPNLDEENKPTEKVINDLIIENQTDQMGISPSKMGIVNDQNRLDKNKKPLKRKKVLKELKLKKKFKKSIKFVKDSKVNNNSSTLKSITISVTESLNKTQRPSTATSSTKGSTVEEECTLAIKASKVAGEKTDSEDVTSNISKEQSAPGIKALNITEVKNTSVVKVANDAKESSPIITNHRNSQMKPHTFRK from the exons ATGAATGATTCAGAAAAGAATAATTTAGAAGATAACAAAGAAAACAGCAGTAAGAATGACCAATCGTTTCCAAATCTTGATGAAGAAAATAAGCCTAcagaaaaagttattaatgatttaataatcgaAAATCAAACAGATCAGATGGGTATTTCACCATCAAAAATGGGAATCGTAAATGATCAGAATcgtttagataaaaataaaaaaccgttG aagaggaaaaaagttttgaagGAACTCAaactaaaaaagaaatttaaaaaaagcatcAAGTTCGTCAAAGATTCTAAG gtaaataataattcatctaCGTTGAAAAGCATAACTATCAGTGTAACCgaatctttaaataaaactcaaaGACCAAGTACTGCAACTTCTTCAACCAAAGGTTCTACAGTTGAAGAAGAATGCACTCTTGCAATTAAAGCTTCCAAAGTAGCAGGAGAAAAAACGGACTCAGAAGATGTAACTTCTAACATATCTAAAGAACAAAGTGCCCCTGGAATTAAAGCGTTAAATATCActgaagttaaaaatacttcTGTTGTTAAAGTTGCCAATGATGCTAAAGAATCAAGTCCCATTATCACGAACCATCGGAATTCGCAAATGAAACCACACACGTTCCGGAAGTAA